A window of the Microbacterium sp. AZCO genome harbors these coding sequences:
- a CDS encoding family 20 glycosylhydrolase, with the protein MSLPAVVPAPSSIESGSSGPFAVSAGIRITGDVDAATALAALLEARTGVTLQVADEGEVALRIEAGEPESYRLTVDDAGVAVVGADAAGLFYGIQTLGQLVRRAGGEWTVPAVTITDRPRFAYRGVMLDVARHFQPVETVKAYIDRAAGLKINALHLHLSDDQGWRIQLASRPELTELASGSSIGGDPGGYYTTDDYREIVAYAASRHLIVVPEIDMPGHTHAVGVAYPELAEPPVMSDEIERVIAEFGGGVPTPGELYQGLAVGFSSLKIDDERTYEFVADVFGELARLTPGPYLHVGGDESLGTDPDDFAVFMERVTGIVADLGKTPIAWHEAGSAPGLDPGTIGQYWGYTTPLDGMDDQARAFVANGSRLILSPADAVYLDMKYDESTALGLAWANGPTSVEAAYSWEPSDIIAGIDESDILGVEAPLWTETVRDLSDIDALAFPRLAAAAEAAWSPATGTSELRTWTSFRERVGALAPLWTSLGIGFHASTEIPWVVE; encoded by the coding sequence GTGTCGCTGCCCGCTGTCGTGCCCGCCCCCTCCTCGATCGAGTCGGGCTCGTCCGGTCCGTTCGCGGTGAGCGCCGGCATTCGGATCACGGGAGACGTGGATGCCGCGACCGCCCTCGCTGCGCTCCTCGAGGCGCGCACGGGGGTCACGCTGCAGGTCGCGGACGAGGGCGAGGTCGCCCTGCGGATCGAGGCGGGCGAACCGGAGTCGTACCGGCTCACGGTGGATGACGCCGGTGTCGCCGTCGTCGGAGCCGACGCCGCCGGGCTCTTCTACGGCATCCAGACGCTCGGCCAGCTCGTGAGGCGAGCGGGCGGCGAGTGGACCGTGCCGGCGGTGACGATCACCGACCGGCCGCGCTTCGCCTATCGCGGCGTCATGCTCGACGTCGCGCGGCACTTCCAGCCCGTCGAGACGGTCAAGGCCTACATCGACCGGGCTGCCGGACTCAAGATCAACGCGCTGCATCTTCACCTGAGCGACGACCAGGGCTGGCGCATCCAGCTCGCCTCCCGCCCCGAGCTCACCGAGCTCGCGTCGGGGTCGTCGATCGGCGGCGACCCCGGCGGGTACTACACGACCGACGACTACCGCGAGATCGTCGCGTATGCGGCATCCCGTCACCTCATCGTCGTGCCCGAGATCGACATGCCGGGGCACACGCACGCCGTGGGGGTCGCCTATCCGGAGCTCGCCGAGCCTCCCGTCATGTCGGACGAGATCGAGCGGGTCATCGCCGAGTTCGGCGGTGGCGTCCCCACCCCGGGCGAGCTGTACCAGGGCCTCGCGGTGGGGTTCTCCTCGCTCAAGATCGACGACGAGCGCACGTACGAGTTCGTCGCCGACGTCTTCGGCGAGCTGGCGCGGCTCACCCCCGGCCCGTACCTGCACGTGGGCGGCGACGAGTCGCTCGGAACAGACCCCGACGACTTCGCCGTCTTCATGGAACGGGTCACGGGCATCGTCGCCGACCTCGGCAAGACGCCGATCGCGTGGCATGAGGCCGGCTCGGCGCCCGGGCTCGACCCCGGCACGATCGGCCAGTACTGGGGCTATACGACCCCGCTCGACGGCATGGACGACCAGGCCCGCGCGTTCGTCGCGAACGGGTCGCGGCTGATCCTCTCGCCCGCCGATGCCGTCTACCTCGACATGAAGTACGACGAGAGCACGGCGCTCGGCCTCGCCTGGGCGAACGGCCCGACGAGCGTCGAGGCCGCGTACTCGTGGGAGCCGTCCGACATCATCGCCGGGATCGACGAATCCGACATCCTGGGCGTCGAGGCTCCGCTCTGGACCGAGACGGTCCGCGATCTCTCCGACATCGACGCACTGGCGTTTCCCCGCCTCGCCGCCGCCGCGGAAGCCGCGTGGTCGCCGGCGACGGGAACGAGCGAGCTGCGCACGTGGACGTCCTTCCGCGAGCGGGTCGGCGCGCTCGCCCCACTGTGGACGAGCCTCGGCATCGGCTTCCACGCCTCGACCGAGATCCCCTGGGTCGTCGAATGA